From a region of the bacterium (Candidatus Blackallbacteria) CG13_big_fil_rev_8_21_14_2_50_49_14 genome:
- a CDS encoding site-2 protease family protein — protein sequence MIFRSNPLDLLILLPLFIISISFHEAAHAYAAHIFGDDTAAREGRLTLNPIAHLDLMGALMVVFVGFGWAKPVPVDPRNLRNPAWQMPAIAAAGPLANLLLAILSIILLYLGNKTGQDFIKEPLVISISLNLLLMVFNLVPLPPLDGAGVLRGFLPRRLQIQFDQLLPYGPAILIALVFLPGVRDIFFGQIYKVMQVIFEFLVHLFSFLA from the coding sequence ATGATTTTTCGCTCAAACCCTTTGGATCTGCTGATCCTCTTGCCCCTGTTCATCATCTCCATTTCATTTCATGAGGCAGCCCATGCCTATGCCGCCCATATTTTTGGAGATGATACCGCCGCCCGTGAAGGCAGACTCACACTCAACCCGATAGCGCATCTCGATCTGATGGGCGCGCTGATGGTTGTCTTTGTAGGCTTTGGCTGGGCCAAACCCGTGCCCGTTGATCCGCGAAATCTGCGCAACCCCGCCTGGCAAATGCCGGCTATTGCAGCGGCTGGCCCCTTGGCCAATCTGCTTTTGGCTATTCTGAGCATTATTCTGCTCTATCTGGGCAACAAAACAGGACAGGACTTTATCAAAGAACCTTTGGTCATCAGTATTTCACTCAATTTGCTGCTGATGGTCTTTAATTTGGTGCCCTTGCCTCCCTTAGATGGTGCAGGGGTCTTGCGAGGATTTCTGCCCCGCAGGCTGCAAATTCAATTTGATCAGCTCTTACCCTATGGCCCCGCCATTTTAATTGCCTTGGTCTTCTTGCCGGGTGTACGGGATATATTCTTTGGACAAATTTATAAGGTCATGCAAGTTATCTTTGAGTTTTTGGTGCATCTTTTTTCATTCTTGGCTTAA